A genomic window from Labeo rohita strain BAU-BD-2019 chromosome 6, IGBB_LRoh.1.0, whole genome shotgun sequence includes:
- the ccdc85al gene encoding coiled-coil domain containing 85A, like isoform X2, translating into MEKAQSLQAQPGSKAPESPAEDISNLTDEELLQWSKEELVQRLRKSEADKMSVILDHSNLIREVNRSLQLHLNEIRGLKEVNQKLQDDNRELRDLCCFLDDDRQKGKRVSREWQRLGRFSASVMRKEVTLYLQKLTELERKQEEVIRENLELREICLLIDEEKAGSGGEGSQGVTGSAGCRNSIDSQSGLLVPGLMRDVGDGSSTSSAGSADSSEHAHHKQPQQPLSSGGTGSKSPEIQKARPGKRAEGDRVEISSPDPPVRHRSTSLEYPFVLPQPCRPRCGSISVPDHRLIRGLSPEKYGRSLGHRSPETHPKHHLAPGQPMSPELYIQRHRGSLGSGPGSPEARHLLLGTSELHHDKSKLGGSSPEMLRHQYSMSPEHGKFGSPGRETSPRRLAGDELSPHHRSLYNGVNALISAGCCSNNCRNVKLWDSFDGSS; encoded by the exons ATGGAGAAAGCGCAATCTCTACAAGCACAGCCTGGATCCAAGGCGCCAGAAAGTCCAGCAGAAGACATCTCCAACCTCACCGATGAAGAGCTCCTCCAATGGAGCAAAGAGGAGCTGGTGCAGCGACTCCGAAAGTCTGAAGCCGATAAAATGAGCGTCATTTTGGATCACAGCAATCTGATTCGGGAGGTGAACCGCAGCCTCCAGCTGCATCTGAACGAGATCCGGGGGCTGAAG GAGGTCAATCAGAAGCTACAGGATGACAATCGGGAACTGCGAGACCTATGCTGTTTTCTGGATGATGACCGGCAAAAAGGCAAACGAGTGTCGCGTGAGTGGCAGCGTCTGGGTCGCTTCAGTGCCAGCGTTATGCGTAAGGAGGTGACACTGTACCTTCAGAAGCTGACAGAATTGGAGCGCAAGCAGGAGGAGGTCATTCGGGAGAACCTGGAGCTTAGGGAAATTTGTCTGCTGATAGACGAGGAGAAAGCAGGCAGCGGAGGGGAAGGAAGCCAAGGTGTGACAGGGTCCGCTGGATGTCGCAATTCCATTGACAGCCAGAGTGGGCTCCTGGTACCTGGCTTGATGCGGGACGTGGGGGACGGAAGCAGCACTTCCAGCGCGGGAAGCGCTGATAGCTCTGAGCATGCACACCATAAGCAGCCACAACAGCCGCTTTCTAGCGGAGGAACTGGGAGTAAAAGCCCAGAGATCCAAAAGGCTCGTCCTGGGAAAAGAGCGGAAGGAGATCGGGTGGAGATCTCCAGCCCTGACCCTCCCGTCCGGCATAGAAGCACCAGCCTGGAGTATCCCTTCGTACTGCCCCAGCCCTGCCGACCACGCTGTGGCTCCATATCCGTGCCTGACCATCGGCTGATAAGAGGGCTGAGCCCAGAAAAGTATGGGCGATCCCTGGGCCACCGGAGTCCGGAGACTCATCCGAAGCACCATTTGGCTCCAGGACAGCCTATGAGTCCTGAGCTCTACATCCAAAGGCATAGGGGCAGCTTAGGAAGTGGGCCTGGGAGTCCAGAAGCTAGACACCTACTGCTAGGAACGTCAGAGCTCCATCATGACAAAAGCAAGCTGGGAGGGAGTAGTCCTGAGATGTTGAGGCACCAGTACAGCATGAGCCCTGAACATGGGAAGTTTGGCAGCCCTGGTAGAGAGACGTCACCACGGAGACTGGCAGGAGACGAGCTGTCGCCACATCATCGGAGCCTTTACAATGGCGTGAATG
- the ccdc85al gene encoding coiled-coil domain containing 85A, like isoform X1 produces MEKAQSLQAQPGSKAPESPAEDISNLTDEELLQWSKEELVQRLRKSEADKMSVILDHSNLIREVNRSLQLHLNEIRGLKEVNQKLQDDNRELRDLCCFLDDDRQKGKRVSREWQRLGRFSASVMRKEVTLYLQKLTELERKQEEVIRENLELREICLLIDEEKAGSGGEGSQGVTGSAGCRNSIDSQSGLLVPGLMRDVGDGSSTSSAGSADSSEHAHHKQPQQPLSSGGTGSKSPEIQKARPGKRAEGDRVEISSPDPPVRHRSTSLEYPFVLPQPCRPRCGSISVPDHRLIRGLSPEKYGRSLGHRSPETHPKHHLAPGQPMSPELYIQRHRGSLGSGPGSPEARHLLLGTSELHHDKSKLGGSSPEMLRHQYSMSPEHGKFGSPGRETSPRRLAGDELSPHHRSLYNGVNALISAGCCSNNCRNVKLWDRRKKLIQGWNKTEF; encoded by the exons ATGGAGAAAGCGCAATCTCTACAAGCACAGCCTGGATCCAAGGCGCCAGAAAGTCCAGCAGAAGACATCTCCAACCTCACCGATGAAGAGCTCCTCCAATGGAGCAAAGAGGAGCTGGTGCAGCGACTCCGAAAGTCTGAAGCCGATAAAATGAGCGTCATTTTGGATCACAGCAATCTGATTCGGGAGGTGAACCGCAGCCTCCAGCTGCATCTGAACGAGATCCGGGGGCTGAAG GAGGTCAATCAGAAGCTACAGGATGACAATCGGGAACTGCGAGACCTATGCTGTTTTCTGGATGATGACCGGCAAAAAGGCAAACGAGTGTCGCGTGAGTGGCAGCGTCTGGGTCGCTTCAGTGCCAGCGTTATGCGTAAGGAGGTGACACTGTACCTTCAGAAGCTGACAGAATTGGAGCGCAAGCAGGAGGAGGTCATTCGGGAGAACCTGGAGCTTAGGGAAATTTGTCTGCTGATAGACGAGGAGAAAGCAGGCAGCGGAGGGGAAGGAAGCCAAGGTGTGACAGGGTCCGCTGGATGTCGCAATTCCATTGACAGCCAGAGTGGGCTCCTGGTACCTGGCTTGATGCGGGACGTGGGGGACGGAAGCAGCACTTCCAGCGCGGGAAGCGCTGATAGCTCTGAGCATGCACACCATAAGCAGCCACAACAGCCGCTTTCTAGCGGAGGAACTGGGAGTAAAAGCCCAGAGATCCAAAAGGCTCGTCCTGGGAAAAGAGCGGAAGGAGATCGGGTGGAGATCTCCAGCCCTGACCCTCCCGTCCGGCATAGAAGCACCAGCCTGGAGTATCCCTTCGTACTGCCCCAGCCCTGCCGACCACGCTGTGGCTCCATATCCGTGCCTGACCATCGGCTGATAAGAGGGCTGAGCCCAGAAAAGTATGGGCGATCCCTGGGCCACCGGAGTCCGGAGACTCATCCGAAGCACCATTTGGCTCCAGGACAGCCTATGAGTCCTGAGCTCTACATCCAAAGGCATAGGGGCAGCTTAGGAAGTGGGCCTGGGAGTCCAGAAGCTAGACACCTACTGCTAGGAACGTCAGAGCTCCATCATGACAAAAGCAAGCTGGGAGGGAGTAGTCCTGAGATGTTGAGGCACCAGTACAGCATGAGCCCTGAACATGGGAAGTTTGGCAGCCCTGGTAGAGAGACGTCACCACGGAGACTGGCAGGAGACGAGCTGTCGCCACATCATCGGAGCCTTTACAATGGCGTGAATG